Proteins encoded together in one Lathyrus oleraceus cultivar Zhongwan6 chromosome 5, CAAS_Psat_ZW6_1.0, whole genome shotgun sequence window:
- the LOC127080827 gene encoding probable LRR receptor-like serine/threonine-protein kinase IRK, which translates to MEASFKMRVMRVFFVLLFLVTVKAVNPSLNDDVLGLIVFKADIQDPKGKLTSWNEDDESACSGSWVGVKCNARSNRVVEVNLNGFSLSGRIGRGLQRLQFLRRLYLANNNLTGSITPNIATIDNLRVLDLSNNNLSGVVPDDFFRQCGSMRVVSLAGNLFSGNIPSSLGSCSAVANVDLSFNQFDGNVPKEIWSLSGLRSLDLSDNLLEGEIPEGVEALKNLRSVNLARNSFSGKIPYGFGSCLLLRSIDFGDNSFSGSIPSDLKDLVLCGYFSLSGNAFSGDVPDWIGEMKGLQTLDLSRNRFSGLVPDSLGKLWLMKTLNLSGNGFTGNLPESMVNCTNLVALDVSQNSLSGDLPSWIFGSDLEKVSVADNKMSGRVKSPLYSLKKVVVQSLQVLDLSHNAFSGEITSAVSHLSSLQVLNLSYNSLGGLIPASIGDLKTCSSLDLSYNKLNGSIPREIGGALSLKELILENNFLTGKIPMSIENCFPLTTLILSKNKLNGSIPAALAKLTNLKTVDISFNNLNGSLPKQLANLPNLLTFNLSHNNLQGELPAGGFFNTISPSSVAGNPFLCGSVVNKKCPVRLPKPIVLNPNFSGDSDPGSPTPMSGHKRNILSISALIAIGAAAFIVIGVIGITVLNLRVRSAASRSPAALDFSAGDDYSRSPTTDANSGKLVMFSGEPDFSSGAHALLNKDCELGRGGFGAVYQTVLGDGRSVAIKKLTVSSLVKSQEDFEREVKKLGKVRHQNLVELEGYYWTSSLQLLIYEFVSRGSLYKHLHEGSGENFLSWNERFNVILGSAKALAHLHHSNIIHYNIKSTNILIDSYGEPKVGDYGLARLLPMLDRYVLSSKIQSALGYMAPEFACKTVKITEKCDVYGFGVLVLEIVTGKRPVEYMEDDVVVLCDMVRGALDEGRVEECIDERLLGKFPVEEVIPVIKLGLVCTSQVPSNRPEMGEVVTILELIRCPSEGQEELLG; encoded by the exons ATGGAAGCTTCATTTAAAATGAGAGTTATGCGAGTTTTTTTCGTGTTGCTGTTTTTGGTGACGGTGAAAGCTGTTAACCCGTCTTTAAACGACGACGTTTTGGGGTTGATTGTGTTCAAAGCGGATATACAAGATCCAAAGGGAAAGTTAACATCTTGgaatgaagatgatgaaagtGCTTGCAGTGGTAGTTGGGTTGGTGTGAAATGCAACGCTAGATCCAACAGAGTGGTGGAGGTTAACCTGAATGGGTTCTCTTTATCTGGAAGAATTGGTCGTGGGTTGCAACGTTTGCAGTTTCTGCGTCGGCTTTATTTGGCGAATAACAATCTTACCGGGAGTATAACCCCTAATATTGCTACTATTGATAACCTTAGGGTTCTTGATTTGAGTAATAATAATCTTTCGGGGGTTGTTCCTGATGATTTTTTTCGACAATGTGGGTCGATGAGAGTTGTTTCTTTAGCTGGGAATTTGTTTTCTGGGAACATACCTTCTAGTTTAGGGTCATGTTCAGCTGTTGCTAATGTTGACCTTTCTTTTAACCAGTTTGATGGGAATGTTCCTAAGGAGATTTGGAGTTTGAGTGGACTCAGGTCTCTTGATTTGTCTGATAATTTGTTGGAAGGTGAGATTCCGGAAGGTGTTGAGGCGTTGAAGAATTTGAGAAGCGTTAACTTGGCTAGGAATAGCTTTTCTGGAAAGATACCTTATGGGTTTGGAAGTTGTTTGCTTTTGAGGTCTATTGATTTTGGTGATAATTCTTTCTCGGGTAGTATTCCTAGTGATTTGAAGGATTTGGTGTTGTGTGGTTACTTTAGTTTGAGTGGAAATGCTTTCTCAGGAGATGTTCCTGATTGGATTGGAGAGATGAAGGGTCTTCAGACATTGGATCTTTCTAGGAATAGATTTTCTGGTCTGGTGCCGGACTCTTTAGGAAAACTTTGGTTAATGAAAACATTGAATCTTTCTGGAAATGGTTTCACTGGCAATCTTCCGGAGTCCATGGTGAATTGCACAAACCTTGTGGCTTTGGATGTTAGCCAAAATTCATTGTCTGGAGATCTTCCTTCTTGGATTTTTGGGTCGGATTTGGAGAAGGTTTCAGTGGCAGATAACAAAATGAGTGGTAGGGTGAAAAGCCCTCTCTATTCCTTGAAAAAAGTTGTGGTTCAGAGTCTTCAAGTTTTGGATTTGTCTCACAATGCATTTTCTGGTGAAATCACTTCTGCTGTTTCACATTTAAGCAGCTTGCAGGTTTTGAATTTATCATATAACTCTTTGGGAGGTCTTATTCCAGCTTCAATCGGTGATTTGAAAACATGTTCTAGTCTTGATTTGAGTTATAATAAACTAAACGGAAGCATACCTCGGGAAATTGGTGGAGCTCTTTCCTTGAAAGAACTTATTTTGGAAAACAACTTCCTTACTGGGAAAATCCCAATGTCAATTGAGAACTGCTTTCCATTAACAACTTT GATTCTGTCGAAGAACAAGCTGAATGGGTCAATACCAGCAGCACTTGCAAAACTCACCAATTTGAAAACTGTGGACATATCATTCAACAATCTTAATGGAAGCCTTCCTAAACAATTGGCCAACCTTCCCAATCTCCTAACCTTCAATTTATCTCACAATAATCTTCAGGGCGAACTGCCGGCCGGTGGTTTCTTTAACACCATTTCACCTTCATCCGTTGCTGGCAATCCATTTCTGTGTGGCTCTGTTGTAAACAAAAAATGCCCTGTTAGGCTCCCAAAGCCTATTGTTCTGAATCCCAACTTTTCTGGTGACTCTGACCCAGGTTCACCTACTCCAATGTCAGGTCACAAGAGAAATATTCTCAGCATTTCAGCACTCATTGCCATTGGTGCAGCTGCTTTCATTGTAATTGGTGTCATTGGCATCACTGTTCTCAACCTCCGTGTTCGGTCCGCCGCATCTCGATCTCCAGCGGCCCTTGATTTTTCTGCAGGGGATGATTATAGCCGTTCGCCAACCACAGATGCCAACTCTGGCAAGCTTGTCATGTTTTCAGGTGAACCTGATTTCAGCTCTGGTGCACATGCTTTGCTTAACAAAGATTGCGAGCTTGGGCGTGGAGGATTTGGTGCTGTGTACCAAACAGTACTAGGGGACGGTCGCTCAGTTGCTATAAAGAAGCTCACCGTGTCGAGCCTTGTCAAGTCACAAGAAGATTTCGAGAGGGAAGTGAAGAAATTAGGAAAAGTCAGACACCAAAATCTTGTTGAACTTGAAGGCTATTATTGGACTTCATCACTTCAACTCCTCATATATGAGTTTGTCTCTCGCGGTAGCCTTTACAAACATCTCCATGAAGGATCAGGCGAAAACTTCCTTTCATGGAACGAGAGGTTTAACGTCATTCTCGGGTCGGCAAAGGCCTTAGCTCACTTGCATCACTCCAACATCATTCACTACAACATTAAGTCAACCAACATCCTCATTGATAGCTACGGCGAACCTAAAGTAGGCGATTACGGCCTAGCAAGGCTGCTACCAATGCTCGACCGCTACGTCTTGAGCAGCAAAATTCAAAGCGCACTCGGCTACATGGCACCGGAGTTTGCCTGCAAAACAGTGAAAATAACAGAGAAATGCGATGTTTATGGATTCGGAGTTTTGGTTTTGGAGATTGTGACAGGGAAAAGGCCAGTAGAGTATATGGAGGATGATGTTGTTGTACTTTGTGACATGGTAAGAGGAGCATTGGATGAAGGGAGAGTAGAGGAATGTATTGATGAGAGGCTACTAGGGAAGTTTCCAGTAGAAGAAGTGATTCCTGTGATTAAGCTTGGTTTGGTATGTACTTCACAAGTGCCATCTAATAGGCCAGAAATGGGAGAGGTAGTTACGATATTGGAGCTTATAAGATGCCCTTCAGAAGGACAAGAAGAGTTGTTGGGATGA